TGCGAGGTGGATGTTTCATTGCTCTTTCCTTAGATTTTTGGAAAATTACACCTTCCCCGTAGTGTCCACTTTTTCAGGACCACTCCACCATTGAACATCACTCATTAATTTTGGACACGGAAGGGGCTAAGCTTTCGAAAACAGCCGGGAGCAGCCCAATTGATCGCAACCAGGCAACCCTTGAACGGGTTGTTTCCTGTGCCCGGGAACGCGCCGGTGAGGCATGGATAGCATCCGGCAGGTAAAATATCAGCAGAAACCACCACTGATTTTTCTGCTGTTATTTGCACAAAACCCTCCCGACCTCTATTTTTGCAAGCTCTACAGGTGCGAAAGTACTCTTTCGTGCCCTTTGTATTACAGGAAATTAGACGAGCCAGACGCAATGCCAACAATCAGTCAGTTAGTCCGGAACGGACGTAAAGTGGTCACCGAGAAGAGCAAATCTCCGGCCCTTCAGTCATGCCCTCAGAAGCGTGGCGTATGTACACGGGTTTATACAACCACTCCCAAGAAGCCCAATTCCGCGCTTCGGAAGGTGGCTCGTGTACGGTTGTCGAATAATATCGAAGTGACGGCATATATACCGGGTGAAGGACACAACCTTCAGGAGCACAGCATTGTGATTATACGCGGTGGTCGGGTAAAGGACCTGCCTGGTGTTCGGTATCACATTGTCCGTGGTGCCGCTGACACCCAGGGTGTTGCCAAGCGTATGCAGGCACGTTCAAAGTACGGCGCCAAGCGTCCAAAGCCGGGAGCACCCGCTGCCGCTGCGAAAGGCAAGAAATAAAAGGAAAGAACTATGCGTAAAAAACGTTCAGACAAGCGGCGGACATCGCCCGATCCTCGATACAATGATGTTACGTTGGCAAAATTTGTCAACAACGTTATGGAAGACGGCAACAAGAGCAAGGCACGTGCAATTGTGTACGAAGCCTTTAGTATCGTAGCCGATAAAACCAAGGAAGAGCCATTGGA
This is a stretch of genomic DNA from Ignavibacteria bacterium. It encodes these proteins:
- a CDS encoding 30S ribosomal protein S12, which codes for MPTISQLVRNGRKVVTEKSKSPALQSCPQKRGVCTRVYTTTPKKPNSALRKVARVRLSNNIEVTAYIPGEGHNLQEHSIVIIRGGRVKDLPGVRYHIVRGAADTQGVAKRMQARSKYGAKRPKPGAPAAAAKGKK